CTAATGTTaatacattttaacataaattatctctctctctctctctctctctctctctctctctctctctctctctctctctctctctctctctctctctctctctctctctccctgttttaTCTGGTGTTTCATATTCACATTCATTAAGTTATAACAGGTACTTTTCATAATTAGAGTGAATTCACATTTCTCATATTATGTTTATAAGAAATTAAACATGGCTTTGGAAAACTACTATATCTTCAATTGGCTAaatctatttttgaaaaaaaaaatatttttatatataactttacATTATATCCATTGTAATAATATTGAATACCAAATTTGTTCTACAAATTAATTACATTTAGATATTTGTATTTGTTGCTGTATTTCCTTGAATTCTTCCGGCGAAAGCGAATATCCTTTCTTTAGAAGAGTCCTGGGAAGGTTTGGTCGGGTCTTTCGGTGCAGAAGTATTTCAGGGTAGTCGGGTCTTGGTTCCAGTAACGGCAGGGACCCCCGAAGGCGTTGGTGTAAGGACTTCCTCCAActgcaacagagaaaaaaaaaggtttagattTGAACCTATGCATAAATACTTTTCAAATCTTCAACATTTTAGACAATTAATGCACGAGCCATATGCTTCAAATTTCTAAAGCCTTCTCTAATATGGTACTCACTGCCACTATTGCCAAATCCAGGTTGTCCAATTCCAGGATGTCCAATTCCTATTCCTCCTAATCCAGGATTACCGAAGGTCGGGTAAGCAGAAGCCAAGCAGGCGACAAACACCACCATGAGGGTGACCAAAAGGATTGAACGAGCCTGAGGAAATAAAAGGACAGAAACGATTAATTAAAGATCGGACGAAAGCGTAAAGATAACTCGAAGTATGATTATTTGCCATTGACAATCTTTCAAGATTCTAATAGAATTACAAATATGTGTTTATAAACAatatcacatagagagagagagagagagagagagagagagagagagagagagagagagagagagagagagagagagagagagagagagagagagtttagatatTGTCTTACCATGTCTTCTCTTTGTGTGATCTGCAGATGAACTGATACAACTCGTGTTCTCTCTTTGGTTTAAATACGACTGAGATATGATTGAGAAATTCCAACTGAAGGAAGTTCAAGAGGATTTTCCAAGCGCTTCCCCGCAAACACCTTCTTCTTTCCAGGTACTAAAAACACTATGATTGTTGTTGCAAAAAAACTCGTTCCTCCCGTGCATGTTACGTCACTGGGAATCTTGGGGATTTTGACTCTCTGGATAACATCTTTAGAATGTGTGCAATTTATAAATTTCTAAGAAACTGCTTTCTTTTATCTATTAGAGATTGCTTTCAATTATTTACGAATTAGTATTGCGATTTTACGAATAGCGAAAATTCCGGCTATTTTGCCTGTTAAAGTCAATACAAATGTTTGGTTTATACAAACATGTTTTCAGTTTTTCACCGATCCATGGAATTCATAGGATATATGATTCAATAGGCAATTTGATAGAATTTCGTACTAGGCGAGTATAATGGATAAaagttattttaataatttatactATTAATATTCAATAAGATATTTATATTAaccaaaatattaatgataatattcgtaTATCGCCATATTATTTGTTACTAATAACATACGAATGTAAAACGAAATTAAACAAGCTTTTGAGCTGAGGAGAGTATGATTATGAATAGGAAATAAAAGCCGAGAACAAACATTAGGTCATTGGAAATttagataataaaataatttcaacaaaTTATCTAAAGTCAGCTTCTCCTTACAAACAACTATGAAATATTGGTATTAAAGGAAATTATTCAATAACAACTTTTTTGTTATTCACGTTTATTTAATCATTCAAGTCTGATTCTTCTCAGCAACAAACAGAAAATTTAGTTGGACCCGATTCTAAACCTGTTTCGTTTACCGTTAATGGATGATCTAATTTTTTGCAAATAAAGTAGCTAATTTGTACTACTCAAGcaataaaaacttacaaaaagaGCATCACAGACATTCTCGATTATCTTCATTGATACATAGAAGAACACCAACATAAAGAGTCTAATAACATTAGGTGAGTTGGAAACAAAGGTTTTATCATGATCATTTAATGTTGGAtaagtttgaatttctttttcctctCAAAAATCGTTTACTGATACGCCCTGATTATATTTTGCCAGAGCAtagtataaagaaataatgaaaataagttttAGGTTAAAAAAACATATTACGTTGTGATTGGTGTTGATTGTTTGTTTGAATATACAcaaacttatactgtatatatacatatatatatatatatatatatatatatatatatatacatatttatatataatatatatatatgtatatataaatatatatgtacatatatttatatactgtatatatatatacatatactatatatatatatatatatatatatatatatatatatatatatatatatatacacacatatatatatatatatatatatatatatatatatatatatatcaaaatttcttTTTAACTGAAACAACTAAAATGACTAAATAATGAGTCATGACACGATACGACAAAATTATCATATTTCCAGTCTGTAACAGAACTAAGCATACATGCGGATAACGGTCCGGCTTTGGGTTGTATAATCACCATCCAATACCCATCACCAGGGCAGTTTCGTCATCAATGCTACGTCATTAGGGTGACGTCATGGATTTTACGGTAGCTCATTGGCTCAGATCTGAGCTCTCGATAAGCTCTCAGGGCACGAGATTGCAAATCCGGTTTCCAAGAAGTTGCATCTTGGTGTCGTTTTTTTTTCGGATATATCAGCGCAAGTGCACTTTTTTACGttatgaattacaacacttggaaaattacacacgcacacattcgCACagtcacatacaaatatatatgtatatataaatgtatatatatatatatatatatatatatatatatatatatatatatatatgtatatatatatatatatatatatatatatatatatatatatatatatgtatgtgtgtatatgcatatgcgtgtgtgtttatgaatgGACATGTAtaagtaattatgtaattatgaatAAGTGTGAGTATATACACCTTACTAATTtagatatgtatctgtatatacttATTCTGAATATCTATCgatttatctaactatctatctatatatatatatatatatatatatatatatatatatatatacagtatatataggcatatatatatatatatatatatatatatatatatatatatatatatatatatatatatatgtttgtctgtgtttatgcgtgtgtgtgtccgtatgcatacacaaatactaacacgaaccatatatatatatactgtatatatatatatatatatatatatatatatatatatatatatatgtatatatacatctatacatatgaatatatatatatatatatatatatatatatatatatatatatatatatatatatatatatatatgtgtgtgtgtgtgtgtgggtttgtatgtatgtatgtggttttgctggtcatatataaatatatatctaaatgtatattcatgccatatacatatatgtatatatatacatttatttattagtgtgtgtatatatatatatatatatatatatatatatatatatatttacacatatacatattcaaacacacacaccgacactcacacacacacataaacatatatatatatatatatatatatatatatatatatatatatatatatatatatatatatatataattattcagacGTCACTTTTGACGGTTTGGGTACATTAATGATATAAAACATTTATCATCAATCACCATTAGAAATTTGGTCTACTAAAGCAGCAATTATAAATGATTTTAAACAATAGGTTTCTTGTCCGTTCAAGGCGTTTGAAATCAATTAAAAGTTACAAAAACTGGTATCAGATTAGAAGAAGGAAATTCACAACTTCGTAACCGTTTTAAACTTCAGTTCTTTTACTATATTTCCCTTTTTATCTAGAAGCTGGAACTCTCTTTATAGATAATACACCAAGTGTGTTATGCATAATTAAGGGGATATacatttaatatagtttttttctttttataaaagtgtTGTCTTCAATTGCTTCAagtaacaattaatattattaatcgtTTATAAGCAATTTTATAAAATGGATTCCATcgttataagaaaaaataagaaaaaactcattttAATCCTACCATATAGACATAGTCATTTATAATGAAatatgatataagaaaatatataaacaatattatataaggagaatgttaACTCATTTGACAAAAGATTGTGAACTAAATAAAAATACtttgtattaaaaataaatatttattaagatCAGATATCTTTGGCGTATTTTACtccatataaaaaaataacaatcaaataTATGTCGATGATCAGTCAACGAAATATCAGGAATTATCCTCCAAAACCGAATCCTCCGAAGCCCCCAGATCCAACAGGGGGTTTGCAAACATGTTCCTCGAGACACCTGTCGAAGCAGCACTTGTCGACGCCTCCGCACTTGCTGTCGTTGGAGCATGTCTGTGGAGGGGCAAAGCTCCTGACGGGTGGGCACTGAGGTCTTACGGGAGGGCATTGACCGGGCTTGACGAAGGGAAGGGTTTCAGGCTCGTTGTTGCTCTCACAGCAGTAGGCCTGTCCCTCGGGAGTTCGGCACCAACGTCTGCACGTCTGGGAAGCACCTCCACCAAAGCCCCCTCCGAAACCTGGGTTGATTTCTCCAAAGCCACCTCCATGGCCTCCACTGATGCCTCCAAAACCCCCGCCAAATCCTTGGTTCAATCCTCCGCCGAAAGCTTGGTTTAATCCTCCAAGGAATCGTTTATTTCCTCCATTATTTTTATCCTGTGCGAAAGCAACAGCTGCCAGACAACAAACGAAAACAAGCTGAAGTCCCTGgagagaaaagaaagagaaattattaACTAATATATGACTTTATTTTCATCATCTGACTGAAACTaatgaacaatggttttatttacaCTTTCTTTCCCTTTCGAGAGCGTTTATGTTCATAAGATAAACTCAACTCTTCATAAGATAAACTCAAAGATATGATAAACTTCAAGAAAGAACTTATGAGTTACTCACCTTCATGTTGTTTATAGCAGATTCGTATGAGTAgtgattctttttcttctgttgttaggaGTGATTGCTGTCTACTCGAAGCTCAGTCCTTTATATCTCAAACTGCGTCCGGTAAAATTCCCTTCGCAGATGTTGCGTTACGGGAAGTCCGGACCCTTTGAACCTGGAGAGAAAGTGACGCATCTCTCGTTCACCGCAGAGTTGGGATGTCTATTACTACGATTGtttaatccttttttatttttatttatttatttattttttatttttgttaggttTGGTTATAGCCTTCTCTTTATAAGAGACTTAGGTAACTTGAATGTCAACATAAgcgaaaaaaacattatttcagaaaataattttACTCCAAAATGCATGATGGAGTAGACTGGAATTTTGATAAAAGTGAATAATTGAAACTATGTCGTATTTCAAAATATATCTCTTATGTGTAAGAGTTGTCAtgcttgaaaagaaaaataataaatatctgcaattctatcaaaatgtcAGTATCGAAGAAAAATATATTACCTAATTACATCCTTGTCTGGAATTCTATCTAGTAGATTTGATGTGTAATATCACCGTCTACGATATAGCTTTCTTGAATGTTGTAAATAAACAACGGAGAGCATCTGCAGATAATCTCAAAAGTAATAATCTAAACGGGCAAATATTTCGAAAACAATAAACGTGTAACCTTTTACCTTGAGATGGAGACCCAGCAACAAGTACCAACCAATAGGCAAGAGTAAAATCAATGACGTCCAACTGATGACGTCACATCAGTGCAGTTGGATCGAGTCTGCTGCATCTTGCATCGGTGTGTGAAGTCTGGGACGTAACAACTATCCCTTTACTCATAGCATCATATAGTAACATGGTTCGCATCTCTTAGATAGTTAATTTGATAATTTTCCCCGAGTGCAGAAGAGCGTATTGAAAGTAAATATAAATCtcctattttatcattttttacttttcaaaacaaatatttctatttaaaggttttgggattctttttattaccattaagaAAGATAATTTAAATAAGAGTATTTGGATTATCATTGTAATAGGcctaaacatatattcatataaaacaccTAAGGATATGTCTGCCAAAAATGAtttctacaaagaaaaaaaaaatattggactaATCATCAAAACAATCaatctttttttcagatttttttttttttttttttttttttttacaataaatgaaACTAATTAATCATGGGTTTCTAAGACAAGTCATGAATTCCGTACCTTAATATTTCCTTTGACTTTCTTACAATTGAAGAACTGGTTTTACTTGTCTGAGcttcaccccaccccacccccttcccTGACGTTGTTAAGTTAATATAACAACGATTTCTGCAATGGATTCGTCGCCAGAAAATTTACAGCACTTCTCTGGAAATTTTCTTCACCGTTGCTAAGAATTTTAGATTTGGAAAATTCCATTTTCGACATAAAATTAATTGGAATAGAATTATGTTAAACATTGATGTTAGAATCAATGGCAACTGAAAAACAGtttgatatcattatttatcattctcaGTCGAAACACGGAGATCATCTCAGTGCGTTTCCTGATAATTTCAGATATGTTCTATATTTTAATTAGATAAAATTTGCCCATGAAACCGGTCATGAATCAAGAATGATGATAACTATATGAATCGATCTATTGAACTCTGTTGCTTTCGGATTGCGTGTGGCTatgattttgatattgaaatatttcctattttaagaGGTATAAGTAAAATATTGTTTGTAAAGAACTCTATGACTGGTTAAGGGGATAATTTGCTACAATAAATTAAACAAATGGTATCCTATGTGTGACTTGTACCTCTGGTGAGTTCTAGTGGAGTCTAATAACATATACGTTCACAAGATGATCTGAAATAGGGTAATTAACATTAATGAGTGGATATGATGATCAATAGAAGAAAATATCTATACTTTAgacactgtacatatacatataaacagtatatgtatgtatatatatatatatatatatatatatatatatgtctgtgtatatatacatatatatatatatatatatatatatatatatatatatatatatatgtgtgtgtgtatgtgtatttgtgtgtggtgtgtatatacagtttatacatatatatatatatatatatatatatatatatatatatatatatatatatatatatgaatattgaacgAGCCTgaggaaacaaatgaaaaaaactgaTTAATTAGAGATGATTGGATCAATGCGTTAAGCAATGTTTCACATTTCATAGATATTTATGGATGAGGATTTCTCATGAAATCTACCTATCTATcgaaaatatctatgtatatatcattaaatatatatatatatatatatatatatatatatatataaatacatatgcatattccCTATTAATGCATGACAGTCCTCACCTGACCAAAAATTTACTATCTAGCCCTGAAATTATAACAATTACTATCTGTCAAATACCATAAATTCTTTGGTATAGATACTGCTTTATTGAAACATGGTATGAGGAATAGGTGTCTAATAGAGGGTAGATATACTCATTACTTCGTTCATTTTATATCTGTTCATGTATGTATTTCTTTATCAACCTCCATTAGAAGTTTGGTCTACTAAAGTAGCAATTAAAAGATCATATGTAATAATTGGTCGCCACATTCATGTTCAATTTCACTTATCTGTTAAAACGTTtgaaatataactttataaacaaCTTTTTTATTAGAGTACAATATGGAAATTTAAATTACTTCTCAACTTCTGAAATTCCGTTTGTAATTACtatttgttgatatttatctagaATATGAAACTTTTTTACAGCTATATACAGAGCAGGTTATGCTGAGTTATGAAGGGAGTGATCTATTTGGTGATATAgtttttctttccaataagtttcTTTTTCAGTAGACCTTAATCTCTTACCCTAAATTACTTCTTTAATTGTGTCAGGTATGAATGGAATAACATTACCTAgtaaagaaaatagatatttattattatcaactatTTTTACATCTATAACTCCAAATTATAAATAACAATCGAATTCATAACGACGATCAATCAAGGGAAGGTCAAGAATTATCTTCCAAAACCGAATCCACCGAAGCCTCCAGATCCAACAGGGGGTTTGCAAACGTGTTCCTCGAGACACCTGTCGAAGCAGCACTTGTCGACGCCTCCGCACTTGCTGTCATTGGAGCATGTCTGTGGAGGGGCAAAGCTCCTGACGGGTGGGCACTGAGGTCTTACGGGAGGGCATTGACCTGGCTTGACGAAGGGAAGGGTTTCAGGCTCGTTGTTGCTCTCGCAGCAGTAGGCCTGTCCCTCGGGAGTTCGGCACCAACGTCTGCATGTCTGGGAAGCACCCCCTCCAAAGCCAGGGTTAATTCCTCCAAAGCCACCTCCATGTCCTCCTCCAAAGCCACCTCCATGTCCTCCACTGAtacctccaaatcctcctccaaaTGCTTGGTTTAATCCGCCAAAGAATCGTTTATTTCCTCCATCATTTGCAAAGGCAACAGCTGCCAAACAGCAGACGAAAATAAGCTGAAGTCCCTGAAAAGAAAGGAAAACGGAAATTAGAAACTGGTGTAATATAAGGTTTTCTCATTCAAATAGGTTTTGAAAGTCAAAGAGATATTGATATTAAGTATCATAGGTATTCAAAGATAAAAGATACTTCTTTTTTTCACCTTCATGTTTTCTATAGCTGAGTTGATGAACTGTGATTCTTCTTCTTGCCGTGTGAGGAATGGTTGCTGTTCCATCGAAGCCTAGTCCTTTATACCTAACCACAACTTTCGGTATAATCCCCTTCCTCGACGCTGCTCTCCTCCATCGCGGGAAGTCCGGACCCTTTGAACCTGCAGGGCCAGTGACTCATCTCGCGTTCATGGCGGGCCGGGaaatttattattatgaaaatgctATGAATTTGGATTTTTtccttaatattgtttttattataagcgATTTTGTTGAACTTATTGCAAATCGAAACCGAATAAGCTATTCGAGTTCATAAATGCACACGTTGACACGG
Above is a window of Palaemon carinicauda isolate YSFRI2023 chromosome 6, ASM3689809v2, whole genome shotgun sequence DNA encoding:
- the LOC137642008 gene encoding uncharacterized protein, with amino-acid sequence MEQQPFLTRQEEESQFINSAIENMKGLQLIFVCCLAAVAFANDGGNKRFFGGLNQAFGGGFGGISGGHGGGFGGGHGGGFGGINPGFGGGASQTCRRWCRTPEGQAYCCESNNEPETLPFVKPGQCPPVRPQCPPVRSFAPPQTCSNDSKCGGVDKCCFDRCLEEHVCKPPVGSGGFGGFGFGR
- the LOC137642006 gene encoding uncharacterized protein → MARSILLVTLMVVFVACLASAYPTFGNPGLGGIGIGHPGIGQPGFGNSGIGGSPYTNAFGGPCRYWNQDPTTLKYFCTERPDQTFPGLF
- the LOC137642007 gene encoding ATP-dependent RNA helicase glh-1-like gives rise to the protein MKGLQLVFVCCLAAVAFAQDKNNGGNKRFLGGLNQAFGGGLNQGFGGGFGGISGGHGGGFGEINPGFGGGFGGGASQTCRRWCRTPEGQAYCCESNNEPETLPFVKPGQCPPVRPQCPPVRSFAPPQTCSNDSKCGGVDKCCFDRCLEEHVCKPPVGSGGFGGFGFGG